A window of the Nibribacter ruber genome harbors these coding sequences:
- a CDS encoding SH3 domain-containing protein — MNAAPRDYKVHSEMVEVRIGPGAEYPITAKLPKGEVVTSSSLEGEEWVKITISSFQNGSLRISKGYVNRQGLTKL, encoded by the coding sequence GTGAACGCTGCCCCTAGGGATTACAAGGTTCACTCTGAAATGGTGGAAGTGCGGATTGGGCCCGGCGCAGAATATCCCATTACGGCCAAACTGCCAAAGGGAGAAGTAGTGACTTCTTCTTCATTAGAGGGGGAAGAATGGGTGAAGATTACCATCTCCTCTTTCCAGAACGGAAGCCTGAGAATAAGCAAAGGGTACGTGAACAGACAGGGCCTAACCAAACTATAG
- the darG gene encoding type II toxin-antitoxin system antitoxin DNA ADP-ribosyl glycohydrolase DarG: MEYIKGNLLDANTEALVNTVNTVGVMGKGIALQFKEEFPINFKIYSAACKRKELQPGKLLVVKELTIKGEKTIINFPTKTEWYLKSSYGYVEDGLKELARIIESNQIKSIAIPPLGCGNGGLKWDKVKPMIEKYLGNLPNVAIHVYEPNEAVKELLKQQETKKVVKLTPARAMLLYALFYYEALGETSSLFVANKLAYFLQRLGESSLSKLNFTRSHYGPYSVQVEHVMVALNGKYLKGLEQRSAKAFEPLELNYNTFEEISGYINNELTYEHKQRLDNLVKLIDGFQSAFSLEILATVDFVKSEKKDIQSKDIVQSIHNWSERKRALFKDKYIDIAIKHLEEYGSRLQIG; this comes from the coding sequence ATGGAGTACATTAAAGGAAACTTGTTAGATGCCAATACAGAGGCATTAGTAAATACCGTGAACACAGTTGGTGTCATGGGTAAGGGAATTGCTTTGCAGTTTAAAGAGGAATTCCCTATAAACTTTAAAATATATTCAGCGGCTTGTAAAAGAAAGGAATTGCAACCTGGGAAACTTTTGGTTGTAAAAGAGTTGACTATTAAAGGAGAAAAAACAATAATTAACTTTCCTACTAAAACCGAATGGTACTTAAAATCAAGTTATGGTTATGTGGAAGATGGGCTAAAGGAATTAGCTAGAATTATTGAATCAAACCAAATTAAAAGCATTGCAATTCCTCCTTTGGGCTGTGGAAATGGGGGGCTTAAGTGGGATAAAGTAAAACCAATGATTGAAAAATATCTTGGAAACTTACCTAATGTAGCAATTCATGTTTATGAACCCAATGAGGCAGTAAAGGAGTTGTTAAAACAACAAGAAACAAAAAAAGTTGTAAAGCTTACCCCGGCACGCGCAATGCTTCTGTATGCTTTGTTCTATTATGAAGCATTAGGTGAAACTAGTAGCTTATTTGTAGCTAATAAACTTGCATATTTTCTGCAACGCCTTGGGGAAAGCAGTTTGAGTAAATTGAACTTCACTAGAAGCCACTATGGCCCATACAGTGTTCAAGTTGAGCATGTTATGGTTGCTCTTAATGGAAAGTACCTAAAAGGACTAGAGCAAAGAAGTGCAAAGGCTTTTGAACCTCTCGAATTAAATTACAATACTTTTGAAGAAATAAGTGGTTATATTAATAATGAACTCACTTATGAGCACAAGCAGCGTCTAGATAATCTTGTTAAGCTAATTGATGGTTTTCAATCGGCTTTTTCATTAGAGATTCTAGCCACTGTTGATTTTGTTAAAAGCGAAAAGAAAGATATTCAGTCAAAGGACATAGTTCAATCTATACATAACTGGTCTGAAAGGAAAAGAGCCCTTTTTAAAGACAAGTACATAGATATTGCTATTAAACATCTTGAAGAATACGGAAGCCGGTTGCAAATTGGGTAG
- the darT gene encoding type II toxin-antitoxin system toxin DNA ADP-ribosyl transferase DarT: MSVIPAKKWLFRIIHKDNLEYILKHGIFNRYHPNADPNYINIGDSNLIEQRNNHQVGISPPGGELGEYIPFYFGPLSPMLYNIKTGHRGITKRPQTDIVYLCCKISDVADSCSHWCYTDGHAKTAISEFYNSLDNLEKVDWEVVTQRWWSNTEDDFDRMRRKQAEFLVKNHVPASTIGCIVVYDAEREVQVNNMLKHLGLSIPVLINPRKEFYY, encoded by the coding sequence ATGTCAGTAATACCTGCCAAAAAGTGGTTATTTAGGATTATCCATAAAGATAACTTGGAATACATTTTAAAGCATGGTATATTCAATCGATACCATCCCAACGCTGACCCGAACTACATTAATATTGGCGACAGCAATCTGATTGAACAGCGAAATAACCATCAAGTAGGAATATCGCCCCCGGGAGGTGAGTTAGGGGAATACATTCCTTTTTACTTCGGGCCCTTGTCTCCAATGCTGTACAACATAAAAACAGGTCATCGTGGTATTACTAAAAGGCCACAAACAGATATTGTTTATTTATGTTGCAAAATTAGTGATGTGGCGGATTCATGTAGTCATTGGTGCTATACTGATGGACATGCTAAAACTGCAATCTCAGAGTTTTACAACAGCTTAGACAACTTGGAGAAAGTAGATTGGGAAGTTGTTACACAGAGATGGTGGAGTAACACTGAAGATGATTTTGACCGTATGAGGAGAAAGCAGGCCGAGTTTCTAGTCAAAAATCACGTTCCTGCATCAACAATTGGATGTATTGTTGTATATGATGCTGAGAGAGAGGTGCAGGTGAATAATATGCTAAAGCATTTAGGACTGAGTATTCCAGTTTTGATTAACCCTAGAAAGGAGTTTTACTATTAA
- a CDS encoding helix-turn-helix domain-containing protein, with the protein MARLRNQRLIDAVAARVKQLREAKGVTLEVVFHDTGIHLARLEAGRANVTLSTLEAVCRYLNVSLAEFFSQGFEALGEELGDHKS; encoded by the coding sequence ATGGCGAGACTGAGAAACCAACGGCTTATAGACGCGGTGGCTGCGCGGGTGAAGCAGCTACGCGAGGCGAAGGGCGTGACCCTGGAGGTGGTTTTTCACGACACCGGCATCCACTTGGCTCGGCTGGAAGCGGGCAGGGCCAACGTAACGCTTAGCACCCTTGAGGCAGTCTGCCGGTACCTAAATGTAAGCCTTGCTGAGTTCTTCTCCCAGGGCTTCGAAGCCCTGGGAGAAGAACTCGGAGATCATAAAAGCTAA
- a CDS encoding DUF2726 domain-containing protein has protein sequence MNPNCDIHYFAEAGHNALSLLYWTFWPEGSRSLGPIYPIEKLAEISGKTADEVLEAVRSSSAASARCAVCQTSFPLKDREELEQLQFGFNGYQVMCTSCSREVTENAPIIRALHRRGECNLRPIIPIGREETFEQLTSLFPHVFPSVSPAAFLDEETSQSFAMDATGLELFHKARFSFALADEESHVLAVIDHPFKHEQAQWSNNVEYKERLMNHVGVPYYVFPKDRKRFLSTEVPRLLKAAELRMKFGGAGMLEAAAFISQEPPF, from the coding sequence ATGAACCCTAACTGCGACATCCATTATTTCGCCGAGGCCGGGCACAATGCTCTGAGCCTATTGTACTGGACCTTCTGGCCTGAGGGCAGCAGGAGCCTAGGGCCCATATACCCAATCGAGAAATTAGCAGAGATAAGCGGAAAAACGGCCGATGAGGTCTTGGAGGCAGTAAGGAGCTCTAGCGCCGCCTCCGCCCGGTGCGCCGTCTGCCAGACTTCCTTCCCGTTAAAAGACAGGGAGGAGCTGGAGCAACTGCAGTTTGGATTCAACGGCTACCAGGTGATGTGTACAAGCTGCAGTCGAGAGGTCACGGAGAATGCCCCCATTATAAGGGCACTGCACCGCAGAGGTGAGTGCAATCTAAGGCCCATTATTCCCATCGGCAGGGAGGAGACTTTCGAACAGCTCACATCACTCTTCCCGCACGTATTCCCCTCTGTCAGTCCGGCCGCCTTCCTCGACGAGGAGACCTCACAATCCTTTGCCATGGACGCGACCGGACTCGAGCTTTTCCACAAGGCTAGGTTCTCCTTCGCGTTGGCCGACGAGGAAAGCCACGTGCTGGCGGTCATAGACCACCCGTTCAAACATGAGCAGGCACAGTGGTCAAACAACGTTGAGTATAAGGAAAGGCTGATGAATCATGTAGGGGTACCTTACTATGTCTTCCCTAAGGACAGAAAGCGCTTCCTCTCTACCGAGGTACCCCGCCTGCTAAAGGCCGCAGAACTGCGCATGAAATTTGGGGGTGCGGGTATGTTGGAAGCTGCTGCTTTCATTTCGCAGGAACCTCCATTTTAA
- a CDS encoding ABC-three component system protein, with protein MEVSLISEEKHHCAAPTWNGFVYQGKIALIVVLDLLLGQDQNWQDYALELEWREDFSIKNQERYISIHQVKCKGGSGAAEYQEAVDKLLANIYQTESLEEPTTLPIRCLHTACSIISPEWNGITLYDYGAGKCFMPIEFIDKELLSRISNYLNKIDPENSGNRGTTFYDRCLLYLCNKITAKIQDIHRINHTGVRVADIDKRIPFEEIIATLQKNYNANSEDYYTFRIKETFNKAFENFFSENNITEELSKEQYTKLCVYSSLINCLANDKFRHFCLAIFPGADIIEESGFPEHHAHIITDNFCEILSHISLRADIADKDYKLQYHKGGANYLPTSLGDKKLRIINELRKNIHKDAYLRVLYEVRTIITKSVSFASLGKELGHIMNIQNLEHSSEIREKINQIQAIEMIDRVAAKQRIDTDD; from the coding sequence ATGGAAGTATCACTCATAAGTGAGGAAAAGCATCACTGTGCAGCCCCCACATGGAATGGATTTGTATATCAGGGAAAGATAGCTCTTATCGTTGTTCTGGATCTACTGCTAGGCCAAGACCAGAATTGGCAGGATTATGCTTTAGAGTTGGAATGGAGAGAAGATTTCAGCATTAAAAACCAAGAGCGATATATCTCAATCCACCAAGTAAAATGCAAGGGTGGTTCAGGAGCAGCGGAGTATCAGGAAGCAGTTGACAAGCTTCTGGCCAACATCTATCAAACTGAAAGCCTTGAAGAGCCAACTACCTTGCCTATAAGGTGTCTACATACGGCATGCTCCATAATTTCTCCAGAGTGGAATGGAATAACGTTGTATGATTATGGGGCTGGGAAATGTTTTATGCCAATCGAGTTTATAGACAAAGAGTTATTAAGCAGAATCTCAAACTATCTTAACAAAATAGACCCAGAAAATTCTGGAAATAGAGGTACGACTTTCTATGATCGTTGTCTTTTGTATTTATGTAACAAAATTACAGCCAAAATACAGGACATCCATCGCATCAATCATACTGGTGTCCGTGTAGCTGATATAGATAAACGAATCCCATTCGAAGAGATTATTGCTACATTGCAAAAGAACTATAATGCTAATTCGGAGGATTATTACACCTTTCGAATAAAGGAAACTTTTAATAAAGCATTTGAGAATTTTTTCTCCGAAAACAATATTACTGAAGAGTTGAGCAAAGAACAATACACGAAGCTTTGTGTGTATAGTTCTCTAATCAATTGCCTGGCAAATGATAAATTCAGACACTTTTGCCTAGCTATTTTTCCGGGTGCTGATATAATAGAAGAATCAGGGTTTCCTGAGCACCATGCTCATATCATTACAGATAACTTTTGCGAGATCCTTAGCCATATATCACTTCGCGCCGATATAGCCGACAAAGACTACAAACTTCAATATCATAAAGGTGGAGCTAATTATCTACCGACATCTTTGGGAGATAAAAAACTAAGAATTATCAATGAATTAAGGAAGAATATTCATAAAGATGCCTATCTGAGGGTTCTGTATGAAGTGAGAACTATAATCACTAAAAGCGTGTCCTTTGCCTCCTTGGGAAAGGAGCTGGGCCATATTATGAATATACAGAACCTGGAGCACAGCTCAGAAATCAGAGAAAAAATAAATCAGATACAGGCAATTGAGATGATTGATCGAGTAGCAGCTAAACAAAGGATAGATACAGATGACTGA
- a CDS encoding ABC-three component system middle component 1, protein MTDILKSILQQLNFTIAQQESLPVGSFLASFSSSQKEEYFLVLNVASLNPDKWAEEKLDQSLADLVSFWKGHLSGFSKNVSLLVLWQVLSEEEVENSKRFIFELEEDPYDFKKYVLFYTEPELSAFTDKFSEDGYRLEDLQKELNNPNSFESFKSYLKSKAPSAEETFRYFSLLSRIFIKVPILRTTSQHQEVYDLQNAIDSMFRLKGHEVLQQRLLNLDVSILENDPIDKLITKLCDE, encoded by the coding sequence ATGACTGACATACTTAAAAGCATACTACAGCAACTAAACTTTACCATTGCCCAGCAAGAAAGCCTTCCTGTTGGGTCTTTTTTAGCCTCATTTAGCTCCTCCCAAAAAGAGGAGTACTTTCTTGTACTAAATGTGGCAAGCTTAAATCCAGATAAGTGGGCCGAGGAGAAGCTTGACCAAAGTCTAGCAGATCTGGTTTCTTTTTGGAAGGGCCATCTCTCAGGTTTCAGCAAGAACGTGAGTTTGCTGGTGCTTTGGCAAGTTCTTAGTGAAGAGGAAGTCGAAAACAGCAAAAGATTTATCTTCGAGCTGGAGGAAGACCCCTATGATTTCAAAAAGTACGTCCTATTTTACACCGAGCCAGAGTTATCAGCTTTCACAGATAAGTTCTCAGAAGACGGATATAGATTAGAGGACCTTCAGAAAGAACTGAATAACCCCAATTCCTTTGAGTCTTTTAAAAGTTACCTCAAATCTAAAGCCCCATCTGCAGAGGAAACATTTCGCTACTTCTCTCTTCTTAGCCGCATCTTCATAAAGGTCCCGATCTTACGGACGACTAGTCAGCACCAGGAGGTGTATGATTTGCAGAATGCCATTGATTCTATGTTTAGGCTTAAGGGGCATGAGGTTTTGCAGCAAAGGCTGCTAAACCTAGATGTGAGTATATTGGAAAATGATCCGATTGATAAACTGATAACCAAGCTCTGCGATGAATAA
- a CDS encoding ATP-binding protein has translation MNKIKISRLRLENFKLFDARTFDFEDKDLVVLDGPNGFGKTSLFDAIELLITRNITRINRAAGTLIKSFSYNDPLLLCREAIENRETGETCISVTMEVSNEEGKFVLCRRMKCTARTDGNAYPDNFSEFNLYQLPNFESDFNEGALLTETEEKELVSQLFGSTILHYYSLFYYIEQEDSTHFLKRGERDRKEFISSLFDTTEQEFQSKKIDIVRKRLSDKLKELSTSIGNLLSKREEAKGKARNENIDAETYKSVLTGLDVHRIWDIELERLEEDVYNAGKKELQSLEDFLATFNVFKQDRINAKLIKYAENFPLLRSTIALLHFLPEMETIRANYNTQLEILQARQKLQGDQLTKTLLNNLVDFGRISSLLQIQAPSDSLQNEIEQLRRLQANANDLDLLIRDLNNSRLALQAQFNKVRGAEGIKDSECPLCGFDWSDFEQLLAAMQQKEDKFTSLFKGNIEQISALLHLITDSELKPLIEALKRYEASNILIQEAFYSQLLEASKQKNEIVSFSDWLNKYGISIDKFLRTDFNAYEPISPEEVQTLGTFIIEQQQPADKDLIPTDASSTYKDFFKSNEDNLKLISISDLQAKNRYLDYQWHLTNSSALKTIDASLEQARSQKTKLDELHGQLNEMKGIYKKELNIFRSKVIRDIEIPFYLYSARIIQSYQRGLGLFIHGEGGQELKSIKFLSDLNSNHDALFSLSSGQLTALVIAFSLALNKIYAENSLLLIDDPTQTMDEINVASLVELLRNEFGDRQIFLSTHEDDTSMYLRYKFQKYGKETKRINLKETTILE, from the coding sequence ATGAATAAGATAAAAATAAGCAGGCTCAGACTGGAGAACTTTAAACTATTTGATGCCAGGACATTTGACTTTGAGGATAAGGACCTTGTGGTGCTTGACGGACCTAATGGATTTGGGAAGACCTCTCTCTTTGATGCTATAGAACTGCTTATAACAAGGAATATTACCCGGATCAACCGAGCGGCAGGGACGTTGATTAAGTCATTTTCATACAATGACCCCCTATTGTTATGCAGGGAGGCTATAGAAAACAGAGAGACAGGGGAAACCTGTATCTCGGTAACTATGGAGGTCTCCAATGAGGAGGGGAAATTTGTCCTATGCAGAAGGATGAAATGTACAGCAAGGACGGATGGGAACGCCTACCCTGACAACTTCTCGGAATTCAATCTCTATCAGTTGCCGAATTTTGAATCAGACTTTAATGAAGGCGCATTACTAACCGAGACCGAGGAAAAGGAGCTAGTAAGCCAACTATTCGGAAGTACTATCCTGCACTACTATTCCCTCTTTTACTACATTGAGCAGGAGGATAGCACCCATTTCCTAAAACGCGGCGAAAGGGACAGAAAGGAGTTCATCAGTTCCCTTTTCGACACAACAGAGCAGGAGTTTCAGAGCAAGAAAATCGATATTGTAAGAAAGCGGCTCTCAGACAAATTGAAAGAGCTCTCTACTTCTATAGGCAACTTACTGAGCAAAAGGGAGGAAGCGAAGGGAAAGGCACGGAACGAGAATATTGACGCTGAAACCTATAAATCGGTCCTTACTGGGCTTGATGTCCATAGAATATGGGATATAGAACTAGAGCGTTTAGAGGAGGATGTATACAATGCTGGTAAAAAAGAGCTACAGTCCCTTGAGGACTTCCTGGCAACCTTCAATGTATTCAAACAGGATCGGATCAACGCTAAACTCATTAAATACGCTGAGAACTTTCCGTTACTGAGGTCAACAATTGCCCTGCTCCATTTTCTTCCAGAGATGGAGACTATAAGGGCCAACTACAATACCCAATTGGAAATCCTGCAGGCAAGGCAAAAGCTACAGGGAGATCAGCTCACTAAGACGTTGCTCAACAATCTAGTAGATTTCGGGCGGATCTCCTCACTGCTACAAATCCAGGCCCCATCCGATTCACTGCAAAATGAAATTGAACAACTAAGAAGGCTACAAGCTAACGCCAACGATCTCGACCTACTCATCCGGGACTTGAACAATAGCCGGTTGGCACTCCAAGCTCAATTTAATAAGGTAAGGGGAGCTGAAGGCATCAAAGACAGTGAGTGTCCATTATGCGGGTTTGACTGGTCTGATTTTGAGCAATTGTTGGCGGCTATGCAACAGAAAGAAGACAAATTCACCAGTTTGTTCAAAGGTAATATTGAACAAATTAGTGCCCTGCTTCATTTGATCACTGATAGTGAGCTCAAGCCCTTGATAGAGGCTTTAAAACGGTATGAGGCCAGCAACATTCTAATTCAAGAAGCATTCTACTCCCAGCTGTTAGAGGCATCTAAGCAAAAAAACGAAATTGTTAGCTTCTCCGATTGGCTAAACAAATATGGAATAAGCATTGACAAGTTTCTTAGAACTGATTTTAATGCTTATGAGCCAATCTCACCAGAGGAGGTGCAGACCTTAGGAACCTTTATCATCGAGCAGCAGCAACCTGCTGACAAAGACTTAATACCTACCGACGCTTCATCTACCTATAAGGATTTTTTTAAATCGAATGAGGATAATTTGAAGCTGATCTCCATTTCAGATTTACAGGCAAAGAATAGATATCTGGATTACCAATGGCATTTGACCAATAGTTCTGCGCTAAAGACTATAGACGCATCCCTGGAGCAGGCGCGAAGCCAAAAAACGAAACTGGATGAGCTGCATGGACAGCTTAACGAAATGAAAGGCATCTACAAAAAAGAGTTGAATATATTCCGAAGTAAGGTAATTAGGGACATTGAAATTCCATTCTATTTGTACAGTGCGCGAATCATACAGAGCTACCAGCGGGGACTGGGCCTTTTCATCCATGGGGAAGGCGGGCAAGAATTAAAATCCATAAAGTTCCTGTCAGACCTGAACTCCAACCACGATGCCCTGTTCTCCCTAAGCTCCGGCCAGTTAACAGCATTAGTCATCGCATTCTCTCTCGCCTTAAATAAGATATACGCAGAGAACTCCCTCCTTCTGATAGATGATCCAACTCAAACAATGGATGAGATCAACGTCGCCTCCTTAGTTGAGCTACTTAGAAATGAGTTCGGTGATAGGCAAATTTTCTTGTCCACACATGAAGATGATACTTCTATGTACCTCCGGTACAAGTTCCAAAAGTACGGGAAAGAGACAAAACGAATAAATTTGAAAGAAACGACAATTCTTGAATAA